A stretch of DNA from Polyodon spathula isolate WHYD16114869_AA chromosome 4, ASM1765450v1, whole genome shotgun sequence:
TGCTCTGGGAGGAGTGGGTGGTATGTTAATGTTTTCATCCCTCAGAGATCTGAGCACCTGACACTGTGTGAAGTGGAGGTGTATGGAGTACAGTTTGGTGTTTGCCAGCAGTCCCCAAATGGTAAGTGCCTTGCCTGCTCTTGATAGAAGTAGATCTTGATCATTCTCATTCCGACATGTCCTTTGTTTGACTTGGAGAAGTCTGACTAGCTTTTTTTCAAGACTCTTTGGTATGCAGTTTGTTGCTGGGGGACACTCAATGTAGAATCCAGTATACACTACAGACAGCCTTCAATCTAAATCTATTTGAGGTAGGGATGTTTGTATTTGCATGGTAgtttttttaaaccctacatgctaaatgtgttatcgtcattcccagggttagacggaagtcggccatctagaaagggggcagagctatggtacactaaatcattgacccggaaggaaaatgatgtggcagcagcggattggaggagcggttgcactcgttagccaaggggtcatgaggccagcactaaacccagacaacactgtcCCTTGgtcacaaataaattgtaaatcACCACGAGCACtgtagcactcactctggacttgtgaatgtgtgtgtctttgtgtgtgttctactatgtttattcattttgaactgtcttatttcgggactgcaactcattgttttgaaacagtgcaaCACACATTACTGTgaattgcctgggattattctttgtggtcgccagaccaggattattaCAATAAAACCTCTTTGGGTCATGAATTTTGTcatctgtcttctgtttcacaaTCACATCATCACTATACCTGTGCACTgcagaccactttgccacagtaaggTATGGTTAATATAGGCACAAAACTAAAATCTGCCCAATATAAGACATCTGCCACGTTGCTACATGGGCCTCTTCCAAGATCTTTATTAGCATTACAACTTCAATGAGTCTAGCTTTCAACCCAATTGTACTTTGCTTCTGTGTCTTCTTCTACTAACTTCTACCACCACCCTGTTGTCTTAATTCTTTGGAAAGGTTCAACTTGTGTGTGGATTTCATCATAAGAAGGTAAGAagacgaagattacctgtaatatggtttcttcgtaggatgatgaactccacacacctatatcccaccctcctttcccctctcttctctactgtgcttattttttaaatttggacaATGATTGATTATGACGTGGGCTTATATGGAGGAAGTGATACGGGCGTTGGCACCGAAAAGGATTACATCAATGATCTCTGGGTAAGAGATCAGTTTGGTCCTCCTGCCCAAGCAACATGGAGACCAGGAGCAGCTTGTGTGTGGCGTTCATCATCCTGCAAAGAAACCGCATTACAGATAATCTCCGTCACCTCTTTTGCCACAGAGACAGCAGAAACTGTGGGTGTATGTGACTTGGTTACCAGGTAGGACTCCATTCAGGAGTCGATGATGGAGAGGAAATGCAGAGAAAATTCTGGAAAGagttttataaaatgacaagaccaaaaaaaaaaatgaaacaaaaaaaggttacaatatgaaaaataaatgcattttacaatttaGAAAACAGGATGGTTTTCTTGCTCTTGTAGAATAAATCAGTTGGTAActtctcattttgttttcatctctgggggaaaaaaacaaaacaatttccaactactatggtaattaaaaaaaaagaaagggtacACAGCCTGAAACCAgtaaatacacactgtacatttccaTGCAAATAATAAGGAATTAAATCATTTGCATGTGTCTTGCCTTAAACGAGTGCACATAGTATTTACTGGTATTTAAAATTCCAGTTATAAAAACCTTAAATAAGCCTCATCTCTTGTTTGGACCCTGGACTATTAATTGCAACTACCAGTAAATAAAAAGTCCTATTGATGTACATAATATTTATCAGGTTAGACAAAAATCTTAGTCTTAGGTAAGGGAAGTTTGTTCATGGTTGAGATCAGGTGTAACATCCGAAAAGGCCTATAATGGTATAATGATGGTCTGAACTTAATAATAAACCACCAGCTCTATCCGCAGTAGAATAACAATCACAACCCTAGATGCagtaacatgcatttaaatattacagtgagggtctcatgCTCACAATgcctgttttatttctgcatCCTAGTTGACTGGCCTTTTTCCAAATTAAACTACcgagattttaaaacaaaactgactcATGCTGCACTTGAACTATCATTGTTCTCCAGTTTGAAGTAATCATTGTCTCAtcctgacattaaaaaaaaaacaacaaaaaaaaaaacattataccaGACATTtagtgtgtgtaaaaaaaatgtttaaattatcttTTTTGGGACCAGTTAGGAGATGGGAATAGTCTAGTATTAACATTGTTGAAAATCGAGTATTGCACGtaatatagtaataatatttctcaagaacaggcaaAGCACAGCCCTCCTAGTTTACAGAGTGAGAGTCTCCTGTGCGTTATTCTGGGTTTGGGACCCTTCTCTAGAAAATCTACCAGAGATTAAGTAAATTTGTTTGTTAGTTTAAACTTTGGCAACATATCCTCCAGAAATAATCAGaatctataaataataaatgttttttattccgATTGGTATCTATACTGCCTGCGATAGCTCAGTTGGTAGCCTAGTGGAAATACATGGGTATGCTTAGGTTGCTGGCTGAAATCTGTCNNNNNNNNNNNNNNNNNNNNNNNNNNNNNNNNNNNNNNNNNNNNNNNNNNNNNNNNNNNNNNNNNNNNNNNNNNNNNNNNNNNNNNNNNNNNNNNNNNNNNNNNNNNNNNNNNNNNNNNNNNNNNNNNNNNNNNNNNNNNNNNNNNNNNNNNNNNNNNNNNNNNNNNNNNNNNNNNNNNNNNNNNNNNNNNNNNNNNNNNNNNNNNNNNNNNNNNNNNNNNNNNNNNNNNNNNNNNNNNNNNNNNNNNNNNNNNNNNNNNNNNNNNNNNNNNNNNNNNNNNNNNNNNNNNNNNNNNNNNNNNNNNNNNNNNNNNNNNNNNNNNNNNNNNNNNNNNNNNNNNNNNNNNNNNNNNNNNNNNNNNNNNNNNNNNNNNNNNNNNNNNNNNNNNNNNNNNNNNNNNNNNNNNNNNNNNNNNNNNNNNNNNNNNNNNNNNNNNNNNNNNNNNNNNNNNNNNNNNNNNNNNNNNNNNNNNNNNNNNNNNNNNNNNNNNNNNNNNNNNTCCTTATTCTGCAAGTGCAGCTGCTAAATAAACCAACACGCTCACTGGTACCCTCGTTATTCTAATTGCGGAACATTATTTGTGCGTTTagtaatttgcattgttcttaagcttacatagggcacagtgtaaaataattgcctggctgcaatgcaatttgaattttgccctcagttatttgcactgtgcctatacttgGATCACCCCGTATCACCTACAGCATGGGTTTGTACTCACCCTCATACTAAAATTCTACATGCAGCTACTGTAATTGATAGTAGTTTCTAGTATATTTGGACATTTCAATCATTATGGTACATAGGTGATGGTAATATAGGCTTGCAGTTAAGAGTACAGAGAGCAATAGTCACTGGATGACATTTGTGGagatcctgcccaattccatgctctttccttcatatgaatgcatttcaatataattgtaatggattaatgatggcaaagtgccaCAATACCAGCTGAACACCGTTCTcaacatacatttttaacagcCGGTAAAATCAAACTTTGAAGTGGTTAAGCATGATATAcagcagcattatgggggttttgcacctgcaaatcactCTACACGTATCCTTCCATCTATCCCTGTATGTCTGGAGAAGAAATACATAGTAATGGCCCAAGTGGTGCTCAGTGTTGACCAAGGGCAAAAGAGAGGGTTCTCTTGGTATCACCATTTGGCGGCTTGTTTAGTAATGGCCGATGTTccgaaaaaaacagaaatattatcTTTATTGAGTGtagcgtttttcttttttaaaacaagtttaaacctTTCTAACAACTGCtttcaagtgaaatacaaaaatgcatCACTTTCAAATTTACACACTTTGTAGCTGTGACTGCTAAGATTGTCACTGGTTGCctgtaaaaaaaccaaaaagcagATGCAACTCACAATTCTAAACAACGCTCATTGCAAGCATTACCAAAAATGGTGAAGGTATTTAGAAAAACAGAAGCAGCAGAAACACGTCTACTACAAATCCATCATTTTTAAAGCAACCGAACCGTCTTCCCAGTTACAGTTAAATAGTCTTCATCAGCCAGAGATCGAAGTGCTTCATCAAACATGTCCTTGGTAATTGCCTGCAAAACAAATAGAATAAACTGAGTCCCCTGCTGAAGAAAGTGCAGCAAGCACACCACTTAATGCTTCCACATggcagataacaaaaaaaaaaaaaccgtcaaGTGCCCATAGAGACATACGAGAAAGAATGACCGTACATTGGAAACTTCTAAGTATATAATACCTGTATTTCAAGCTTAAACACACAAAGCTAGAATGGGATGGGGCTTTAGAGAACAGACTTACGACATCGGACTGTCCGCGGAGATCATCAAACAGCTGCTGGTATTTCATAGCTGGCGTCTTCCCCTTTGTCTGGATCATCTTCTTCAAAACCTTGGCTAGTTCCTCTTTGCGCTTACGGGCTGTGGCACTCATACCTAGACATCAAAATTACAAAAATCGTTATGTCCATCtattttcagatttttgttttaatggactAGGTTAAGAGGTTCTTGGGTATTCAAACAAACAGTTTCCCTAACTATTACCTTCTGTAACCAATAAAGCTGTTCCTTTTAAAACAAGAAACCCTTACAGTATCTGCTACAGAGCTGTTTATTTAGCCAGTGTAAGAGGTAACTGTACCCACTAGTTGTGCTGTAATATTTAGCATTGATGATGGTACTATGCTTTCATAGTTTACACATAGCATGGGGTCATGTATAGGACAATACTCTAATTTAACAGCAACTACCAAGATAAACTTGTACCTGTGGTAAGAATAGAAATGTCCACAAAGCCGGTCCTTGGGTCTGTAGCAGACTGTTTCAGAGCTTCACGGTGCAGGCGCTTTGCCTCTTCTACATCAATGGTCTCCACTTTGTCAGAAAAGCGCACCTTGGAATGGGCTTCTGCAAGTCTAATCAAAGACTCCAGCTGTCGAGGATAAGCAGATACCATGCCTCTGCCACTGCCGACCTTCCTCATATCCACATAAGCCTGAAATGAAGACGATTCTTAGTCTAACCTTATATTATTGGGAATTCAGATTCCAAGAAAACAAAGGGATGATGCAGCAAGAAACCctttgctttttacatttcatttctacAATGCAGTGTTCTACACAATTTCCTTTGCAACACCCTACAGCACAATGATGACTGGATTCATGAGCATTAACAGAGAAGTGCTTTTGAACATAAATTTTCCTTCATCGAAAccaaacattttctttcattacTTGGgagcagtacagttttttttttttttttttttttttttttacatcgtgTTATGAACAAAAAGCTTCCAACCTACGAGTAATGTCTTACTTTCAACTTAGATTGAATTTTTAATGTAACTGCATTAATACCAAGTGCCCATACAGTATTCAAGAAATCGATCATACAAATCAATTCATGAGGAAAATCTATGCACATATAAATCCTTTTAAGAATTGGTTTTAAATTTGCACAATTATATTAAATAGCTGTAGCGCTAAAAAATTGTGCCCATGCGTGTGTGGGCTTACACACTGGCAtgctgtgttacacacacacacaaccaaactGCACATATTTCATTACCTCAATAAGAGCCTGGCTTGCCTCTTCACTGAGCCTGGGGTTGATGTATGTACGTGCATAAGCAATGTAGTCCTTCAGCACTGCCATGTCCAGATTTTCTTCCTCCATCTGCTCCTCACTCTGGTAGTACAACGCCACCAAATGGTGAGCAAGACGCCGGTCGTAGGCTTCGTCTTGGGGATCCAGCATCAGGAAGATCAAATcaaatctgataaaaaaaatgactgtcaATAATTTTACCAGTGACTACAGTTACACTTGGACACCTCTGCCACTATGATTAAGTAATTTATTAGCAACACTGGTAAATggtagaaacaaaacaaaagctgttgtTGCGATGAAGGGGGTTTCAGTGCGTTTACCTGGATAACAAGGTATGTGGAAGCTGGATGTTCTCAATGGTCGTCTTTTTGGGATTCCACTGAGACTCCACAGGGTTTGCTGCAGCCAGGACTGATGTACGGGCATTCAGCTGGCAGATTATTCCAGCCTGAAGATAATTTAATTAAGTTTAGTTCTACCATGTTTTACAATCTTACACTTGCATTGTCTGGTATATAATAATTATGTAAGCTTTACAGCAATGCTTACGTGAAGGAACTATAAACCCAGTAAATCTACAAATTCCACCTACAAAGTTATAGTTTGTCACAACTGACCAGCCTTGGTCCATATGGGCTATTACAACTGAGTTTTCATCCAGCCCAAAATACTGCAGCCAGCATTTCACTACATTGCACCAAAGACCGCAAACCTGATATTTTAAACCCTGCAGTCATAATTCCATGCAAGTTTTCCTAAAAAGGCTATGGCTCTTTCACCTTGGCAATGGAGAGGGTCTGTTGCTCCATCACTTCGTGCAAAACAGACCTGGTGCTGTCGCTCATCTTGTCGAACTCGTCAATACAGCAGATACCGTTATCGCTCAACACTAGGGCACCCGTTTGCAGAACCAGCTGTCTGGTCTCTGGGTCCTTCATGACATATGCGGTCAGACCCACAGCACTGGAGCCCTTTCCCGATGTGTACTGGCCCCTGGGCACCAGGTTGAAGACGTACTGCAGCAGCTGAGACTTGCTGGTACCAGGATCTCCGCATAGAAGAATATTGACCTCAGCACGGAACTTTCCTCTCCCTGTGTGACTAAAATCCTTCCGGGTGCCACCAAACAGCTGCAGCAGAATCccctttagagaaaaaaaaaaaaaaagtcaaaaaacacaaagcaacatAAAAATTGGCTGAGGTTTAAGACTGCACTGTACCTtgaatgtaggaaaaaaaaaaaaaaaaaaaacacattcaaaacacacacacagttgactTGCCCACCTTCTTGATATCCTCGTGCTCATAGATGCTGGGAGCCAGGGCAGAGGAGAGGCGCTCGTAGATGTCAGGCTTGGCAGCCAGCTCCTTGAGCACCTGCACTCGCTCCTCTGTGAAGAGCTTCTGCTCAGAGTCCTCATCCACACCATGCAGACGCTTCTCATCCGTCTTGCGGAAGTGGATGGCGTCAATGTGCGTCTTGTACACAGACTTCACATTGCTCTGCCGGGGGTTCACGCGAATGGGGACAGCTCTGTAGATGCCTGGGGAAGAAACGATGGGTCAGCTTGTAGACAGTCTGCCAAGGTAAAGCAGTTTCAATTAGAAGGTATTTATACAGAACAGCTCCACGTCTGAATATCGAGTATGTGCTGCCCCCCTGGATGCTTACCTGTGATATTGACCCTGTCCCCAGGCTGGACCTTGTCCACCAGGTCATTGTGAGCATACAGCACGGTGGTGTGAGGAGTCTGTCCAGCTGGCATGTCCTCAGGAGACTCCTGCAGCTTGATCTGCATTCAGAAATATGGTTGTTAAGAAGCTGCCAGTAAGTCCACCAAGACAGCCCTACTGTAACATACAGCAAATCAAGTATTCATCTTCAGGTATCTTATTTCATTGtcttaattattacttttaaaatattcaagGAGCAAGGACCCAATTAAATACTAGaagatttcccccccccccaggactaggtgttttttggctgtatttgtaCTTCCTGTAAATTCAGACACTCTGGGGAGCATTATACAGTATGAGGAGACAGATTGTAGAATAACCATAGTAAATGAAGCAAATACtgtgtatatttaattttatttatatatctcaTGTGCACAGCTGTTTTTTCAAAGAGCATTtgattgcacttttttttttggttgctttagctgtgcttttaaaactttacatcTGATGAACTTGATCCACAGGTCTCTCAAATCCCCTTTGTGATTTTTTCTGCCATCCTTTTAAACACTTATGCACATCTTTGTTTCTTGTCATCAAGCTTTAAAATCCTTAAAAGTGACGTCCCCTCATCAGATAAAGTAGCTGCGTTTGCTCGACTTGCTGTCATGTTTACTGCTGTATTTGTTATTGGTCGTGTCTTTTGTAGGTTATGCTTCACAGTCAGAAAATGCTGTTTACATGGCTTTATATTCCACTAGCACTCCACATACTAGTGGAATATGCGAACTCCAATATTCCAAATATGCAGAGGTGGAATATTCATTCCTCTTCATATTCCGAATATGTTGTTTGCATGGCGGAATATGTATTTCAGATTGTTCTGTATTCCGAATACTAGTGGAATATTACTGGCCATGTAAACGCACTGACAGAGTACTTCAGAAaacaacaaactttgctttattattattattattttttttttttatttaagtatttatgtaTTCTACTTAGAGAtgcactaaatgcccctctcggtgacgtcacacaaaaaaaatgaagtgaacGCCAGGCCCACCCTTATCCACTGATATATTTCAAGCCTGTACCGCAAAgcacggtggccctgtaagttatcaaaacaaagtgcttttaaaaaaaaaagttatcatgtTTACACGATcgtggtcctagaagcccacgTCAGTATGATTGTATTAACACtatcccggtccttaaagggttaatgaactGTTTAGTTGTATCTGAATTAGGCTGACAAAGTAgtttgtaaagttacaaaaacatGAATGACAGATGGACAACATGACTTTTGTCTCCAATGGACATCATGAATAAAAAGCAAATAGCTTCTTCACATATCTCCCCTTTTGAGCTAATCTTTCCCTTAATTCAAGACATATTCCCTACCAACTTACCATCTGCTTGTCAGAGAAGACGGAGCGGTTGTGGATCAAGGCcatgctgtgtgttgtgttgcagtTCCTGCAGACAGCAGGTTCGGCGATTCGGCCACGGTCGATCTCCACTCGCGTGTTAAAGGCGCACACCTGGCATTTGAAGAAGGCTTCCTGCATCTCAGGAATCAGTTGCGAGGTCCTGATTACCATCCCACTGATGGTTATCAACTGGTCAATATCTAAGACAGGGCAGACAGCACAGCAGTGAAACAATGAATTTTAAAACCAGCACTATTGTGCAAGTGGAAATtagctttttaaattgtattaaaaaaaaaaataacacagtgacTGCACAGATGCTACCAACGTGTAAAACTGTTACCAAGGTTAACTGCTCCATCCCAAACATAATTTTTGAAGTAGACTGCCCTTATACAGCATCTAAACTATCCATTGCGAGTATATTGGAGTTTGTGCGCTTGTGGTCATTACCTTCAGGGTTCAGGCTTCTCATGTTTCTGGTTTTTAGGGCATTGTATGGCCGGACCTGGATCTGGTGCTCCAAAATGGAATCTGGATAGCGATCAAAGAAAATCTCATTGACAGCCATGTCAAAGGTGGGGATAACTtcctaagagagagagagaga
This window harbors:
- the mcm4 gene encoding DNA replication licensing factor MCM4 isoform X1, whose product is MSSPASTPSRRSKRGRSSNPPTPRSEDPKSPPSQKRRTDDPSTGDLQPMPTSPAADLRSPNVQDTSLFSSPAKSRHSAPPSEFDMSSPLTYGTPSSRIEGTPRSAVRGTPARQRPDLGSVRKARQVDLHSEQPAGGDVVTSEQSMGQKLVIWGTDVNVATCKETFQRFLLRYVDPTSKEEENATLDLNEPLYMQRLEEINVVGDPVLNVNCGHLQSFDAELYRQLVCYPQEVIPTFDMAVNEIFFDRYPDSILEHQIQVRPYNALKTRNMRSLNPEDIDQLITISGMVIRTSQLIPEMQEAFFKCQVCAFNTRVEIDRGRIAEPAVCRNCNTTHSMALIHNRSVFSDKQMIKLQESPEDMPAGQTPHTTVLYAHNDLVDKVQPGDRVNITGIYRAVPIRVNPRQSNVKSVYKTHIDAIHFRKTDEKRLHGVDEDSEQKLFTEERVQVLKELAAKPDIYERLSSALAPSIYEHEDIKKGILLQLFGGTRKDFSHTGRGKFRAEVNILLCGDPGTSKSQLLQYVFNLVPRGQYTSGKGSSAVGLTAYVMKDPETRQLVLQTGALVLSDNGICCIDEFDKMSDSTRSVLHEVMEQQTLSIAKAGIICQLNARTSVLAAANPVESQWNPKKTTIENIQLPHTLLSRFDLIFLMLDPQDEAYDRRLAHHLVALYYQSEEQMEEENLDMAVLKDYIAYARTYINPRLSEEASQALIEAYVDMRKVGSGRGMVSAYPRQLESLIRLAEAHSKVRFSDKVETIDVEEAKRLHREALKQSATDPRTGFVDISILTTGMSATARKRKEELAKVLKKMIQTKGKTPAMKYQQLFDDLRGQSDVAITKDMFDEALRSLADEDYLTVTGKTVRLL
- the mcm4 gene encoding DNA replication licensing factor MCM4 isoform X2, encoding MPTSPAADLRSPNVQDTSLFSSPAKSRHSAPPSEFDMSSPLTYGTPSSRIEGTPRSAVRGTPARQRPDLGSVRKARQVDLHSEQPAGGDVVTSEQSMGQKLVIWGTDVNVATCKETFQRFLLRYVDPTSKEEENATLDLNEPLYMQRLEEINVVGDPVLNVNCGHLQSFDAELYRQLVCYPQEVIPTFDMAVNEIFFDRYPDSILEHQIQVRPYNALKTRNMRSLNPEDIDQLITISGMVIRTSQLIPEMQEAFFKCQVCAFNTRVEIDRGRIAEPAVCRNCNTTHSMALIHNRSVFSDKQMIKLQESPEDMPAGQTPHTTVLYAHNDLVDKVQPGDRVNITGIYRAVPIRVNPRQSNVKSVYKTHIDAIHFRKTDEKRLHGVDEDSEQKLFTEERVQVLKELAAKPDIYERLSSALAPSIYEHEDIKKGILLQLFGGTRKDFSHTGRGKFRAEVNILLCGDPGTSKSQLLQYVFNLVPRGQYTSGKGSSAVGLTAYVMKDPETRQLVLQTGALVLSDNGICCIDEFDKMSDSTRSVLHEVMEQQTLSIAKAGIICQLNARTSVLAAANPVESQWNPKKTTIENIQLPHTLLSRFDLIFLMLDPQDEAYDRRLAHHLVALYYQSEEQMEEENLDMAVLKDYIAYARTYINPRLSEEASQALIEAYVDMRKVGSGRGMVSAYPRQLESLIRLAEAHSKVRFSDKVETIDVEEAKRLHREALKQSATDPRTGFVDISILTTGMSATARKRKEELAKVLKKMIQTKGKTPAMKYQQLFDDLRGQSDVAITKDMFDEALRSLADEDYLTVTGKTVRLL